The following are from one region of the bacterium genome:
- the argH gene encoding argininosuccinate lyase: MKYMWEGRFEKKVRDDVIDFTSSLELDKHLAFYDIKGSIAHCKMLNKANILTSEESKTIIEGLNLVEKELREGKFVFQQSDEDIHTAIERRLVELVGKAGEKLHTARSRNDQIVLDEKLFTKDIILAIISEIEVLQKSLLSKAEEMFPAIMSAYTHLQQSQPVLLSHYLLAYIEMLERDKNRLKDSLKRVDILPSGACACCGTSLNIDRNYMAELLGFSNVSKNSLDTVSDRDFLAEPISDCAILMVHLSRFAEDMIIWNTSEFAFIELPDEYCTGSSIMPQKKNPDVLELIRGKASSCIASITGILSLQKGLPLSYNRDLQEDKKFFIQSLTETLYSVKLLSGVVLGTIFKKDRLISSITEFTLTTDIAEYLVKKNVPFREAHRICGKIVRYCISEKKTFDSLTKNEWEEFSPNFSDDIINILNYDTSVNSKNSYGGTSPKLVQKEIEIWKKKILK, encoded by the coding sequence ATGAAATATATGTGGGAAGGAAGATTTGAAAAGAAAGTAAGAGACGATGTAATAGATTTTACTTCTTCACTTGAGTTAGATAAACATCTTGCTTTTTATGATATAAAGGGGAGCATCGCACACTGTAAAATGCTCAATAAAGCCAATATACTTACATCTGAAGAATCAAAAACAATAATAGAAGGGTTAAACCTTGTAGAAAAAGAACTCCGTGAAGGAAAATTTGTTTTTCAACAATCAGATGAAGATATCCACACAGCAATTGAAAGACGGCTCGTCGAACTTGTTGGGAAAGCTGGAGAAAAACTTCATACTGCACGTTCAAGAAATGACCAGATTGTTCTTGATGAAAAACTTTTCACGAAAGATATTATTCTTGCTATCATTTCAGAAATAGAGGTTTTACAGAAATCCCTTCTCAGTAAAGCGGAAGAAATGTTTCCCGCAATTATGTCAGCATATACACACTTACAACAAAGCCAACCAGTACTTCTTTCACACTACCTTCTTGCTTATATAGAAATGTTGGAAAGAGATAAAAATAGGTTAAAAGATTCTTTGAAGAGAGTAGATATTCTCCCTTCAGGAGCATGTGCTTGTTGCGGAACTTCTCTTAATATCGACAGAAACTATATGGCAGAACTTCTTGGGTTTTCTAATGTTTCAAAAAACAGTCTTGATACTGTTTCAGATAGAGATTTTCTTGCTGAACCTATTAGCGATTGCGCTATATTGATGGTTCACTTATCAAGATTTGCTGAAGATATGATTATATGGAACACATCAGAGTTTGCGTTTATAGAACTGCCAGACGAATACTGTACAGGTTCAAGCATAATGCCTCAGAAAAAAAACCCCGATGTACTTGAACTAATAAGAGGTAAAGCATCGTCTTGTATTGCTTCTATTACTGGGATACTTTCTCTACAAAAAGGTCTACCGTTATCATACAACAGAGACCTACAAGAAGATAAAAAGTTTTTTATCCAAAGTCTTACAGAAACATTGTATTCAGTAAAACTACTTTCTGGCGTTGTGTTAGGCACAATATTTAAAAAGGACCGGCTTATATCTTCTATTACCGAATTTACTTTAACAACCGATATAGCTGAGTATCTTGTCAAAAAAAATGTCCCTTTTAGAGAAGCACATAGAATCTGCGGTAAGATAGTACGTTACTGTATAAGTGAGAAGAAAACTTTTGACTCACTAACCAAAAACGAATGGGAAGAGTTTTCACCCAATTTTTCTGATGATATAATAAACATTTTAAATTATGACACCTCAGTCAACTCCAAAAACTCTTACGGTGGAACTTCACCTAAACTTGTTCAAAAGGAAATAGAAATATGGAAAAAAAAGATATTAAAATAA
- a CDS encoding tRNA 4-thiouridine(8) synthase ThiI translates to MKKNRKAVGLISAGLDSVVSAAIVKEEGYDIIGVHILTPFVSGLGSKTLTTLKYISESLEFDLRILKSDEEYIELVKNPKYGYGKNINPCIDCHIYMLSKAKKIMDEEGADFVFTGEVVGQRKKSQTKEALRIIERDLGLEGKLLRPLSAQLLPETQMEINGLIDRNKLLSIEGKQRVLQLKIAKEKGLKFFQTPAGGCLLTEERFCNRLKDLFKYKPNSYNEDYVLLQLGRHFRVSEDTKLIVARDADENEKMINHLGCDKYTVYSSILPEVKAVIDGMPNELALKIFASYISAQEIEVVVEKDSSQIIRRVVRGENKLNYHKYLL, encoded by the coding sequence ATGAAAAAAAATAGAAAAGCTGTAGGATTGATATCTGCTGGTCTTGATAGCGTCGTTTCTGCGGCTATTGTTAAAGAAGAAGGGTATGATATTATTGGAGTCCATATTCTTACACCGTTTGTTTCTGGGCTTGGTAGTAAGACATTAACGACATTAAAATATATTTCTGAATCATTAGAATTTGATTTAAGGATACTTAAATCTGATGAAGAATATATAGAACTTGTTAAAAATCCTAAATATGGTTATGGAAAAAATATCAACCCTTGTATAGATTGCCATATATATATGCTTTCGAAAGCAAAAAAGATTATGGATGAAGAAGGGGCAGACTTTGTTTTTACTGGTGAAGTTGTTGGGCAGAGGAAAAAATCACAAACAAAAGAAGCTTTAAGGATAATTGAAAGAGATTTAGGTCTCGAGGGTAAACTTTTAAGACCGTTATCTGCTCAACTTCTACCAGAAACTCAAATGGAGATAAACGGGTTAATTGACCGGAACAAACTTTTATCTATTGAAGGGAAACAACGAGTTTTGCAATTGAAAATAGCTAAAGAAAAAGGGTTGAAATTTTTTCAAACTCCAGCAGGTGGTTGTCTTCTTACTGAAGAGAGATTCTGTAACAGGTTAAAAGATTTGTTCAAATATAAACCTAACTCATATAATGAGGACTATGTTTTGCTTCAGTTGGGCAGACATTTTAGGGTATCAGAAGATACAAAACTTATAGTTGCAAGAGATGCTGATGAAAATGAAAAGATGATAAACCATTTAGGGTGCGATAAATATACTGTCTACTCTTCAATTCTCCCCGAAGTTAAAGCCGTTATAGATGGAATGCCTAATGAGTTGGCACTAAAAATCTTTGCTTCTTATATCTCAGCACAAGAGATTGAAGTTGTTGTGGAAAAGGATTCTTCTCAAATAATTAGAAGAGTTGTTAGAGGAGAAAACAAACTTAACTACCATAAATATCTTTTATGA
- a CDS encoding sugar phosphate isomerase/epimerase gives MKTYKIGSGFSPFSPCVERFVTDGYREKVSLVEQIQMAGKIEGLLGIALDYPYQFVKEDIPDIKSACEKEGKVLCTVEAGIYPDKRWKQGSISSPDLGIRRESIRVLKETIDVSVLMGAESVLIWPGQDGFDYPFQADYKKSWGYIVESLQEIGEYRKDVKIGIEYKPKEPRTNLFIRNVGILLYLLKSIDLPNVGGVVDYGHSLVAGENPAESVVLLANEDKLFEVHLNDNYRDFDHDLIVGSVSFWETLEFCYWLDVCNYDGWYLMDVFPYRENGVKALECSVNNTINFIKLAKELRSSNLEHCLQKRDIVSVLSILNERILK, from the coding sequence ATGAAAACATATAAAATTGGAAGCGGATTTTCACCTTTTTCACCTTGCGTTGAAAGGTTTGTTACAGACGGTTATAGAGAAAAAGTTTCTTTGGTAGAACAGATACAGATGGCAGGTAAGATTGAAGGGCTATTAGGGATTGCTCTCGATTATCCGTACCAGTTTGTAAAGGAAGATATACCTGACATAAAATCTGCCTGCGAAAAAGAAGGTAAGGTTTTATGTACTGTAGAGGCAGGTATATACCCAGACAAAAGATGGAAACAGGGTAGTATCTCTTCACCAGACTTAGGTATAAGAAGGGAATCTATAAGAGTTCTCAAAGAAACAATAGATGTTTCGGTTTTAATGGGAGCTGAAAGTGTTCTGATTTGGCCTGGGCAAGATGGGTTTGACTATCCTTTTCAAGCAGACTACAAAAAGTCTTGGGGGTATATTGTTGAATCTTTGCAAGAGATAGGCGAGTATAGGAAAGATGTTAAGATAGGTATTGAATATAAGCCAAAGGAACCACGTACAAATCTTTTTATAAGAAATGTAGGGATACTGTTATACCTATTAAAATCTATCGATTTACCTAATGTTGGAGGTGTGGTTGACTATGGACATAGTCTTGTAGCAGGTGAAAATCCTGCTGAATCAGTGGTTCTTCTTGCAAATGAAGATAAACTCTTTGAAGTGCACCTTAACGATAATTATAGAGATTTTGACCACGACCTTATAGTTGGAAGTGTTTCATTTTGGGAAACTCTTGAGTTCTGTTATTGGCTAGATGTTTGTAACTATGATGGTTGGTATCTGATGGATGTTTTTCCGTATAGGGAAAATGGAGTTAAAGCGTTAGAATGTTCAGTAAACAATACGATTAATTTTATAAAACTCGCTAAAGAGTTGAGAAGTTCCAACCTTGAGCATTGTTTACAAAAAAGAGATATAGTTTCTGTGTTATCAATACTTAACGAGAGAATTTTGAAATAA
- a CDS encoding FAD:protein FMN transferase gives MLKTQIKLTILFLLTTFFIVPVVYGKTYVSQQEIVAGTFVKITIEPIKENEKVLDEAFIEMKRIEKIFSIYDKDSEISQLNRLKKLKVSDDTIYLLKKSFYISSITNGAFDITCKPLIKIYKKAEKRNSAPTKNEIEETLKSVGWEKIVLKGNVVEMPKNFEIDLGGIAKGYMVDKVVEFLKKEGVKNGMVNAGGDIFAFGKNLKGKDWQIGIQHPLRKRYILRRVGIKNSAIATSGTYERFYSIKGKKYGHIINPLTGKTVQGFPLSVTVVASDCATADGFATAFFVLGAKKSLQTIQKVNNIGAFIIDGNRKIYESNNFSKLSFP, from the coding sequence ATGTTAAAAACTCAAATAAAACTAACTATATTGTTTCTACTTACAACTTTCTTTATAGTACCTGTTGTTTATGGAAAAACCTATGTATCTCAGCAAGAGATAGTTGCTGGAACTTTTGTCAAAATCACTATTGAACCTATAAAAGAAAATGAAAAGGTTTTAGATGAAGCTTTTATTGAAATGAAAAGGATAGAAAAAATCTTTTCTATTTATGATAAAGATAGTGAAATCAGCCAACTTAATAGACTAAAAAAATTAAAGGTTTCTGATGATACAATTTACCTGCTTAAAAAATCTTTTTATATAAGCAGTATTACAAATGGAGCTTTTGATATAACCTGTAAACCATTGATTAAAATTTATAAGAAAGCTGAAAAACGAAATAGTGCCCCAACAAAAAATGAAATTGAAGAGACCCTGAAATCTGTTGGTTGGGAAAAAATTGTTTTAAAAGGAAACGTTGTGGAGATGCCTAAAAATTTTGAGATAGACCTTGGAGGGATAGCAAAAGGATATATGGTTGATAAGGTTGTAGAGTTTCTTAAAAAAGAAGGCGTAAAGAACGGTATGGTTAATGCTGGAGGCGATATATTTGCTTTTGGGAAAAACTTAAAAGGAAAAGATTGGCAGATTGGGATACAACATCCATTAAGAAAAAGATATATACTAAGAAGGGTTGGAATAAAAAATTCTGCTATTGCAACATCTGGTACTTATGAAAGGTTCTACTCTATTAAAGGTAAAAAATACGGGCATATTATAAACCCTTTAACTGGTAAAACTGTTCAGGGGTTTCCTTTAAGCGTAACAGTTGTTGCTTCTGATTGTGCAACTGCAGATGGGTTTGCAACTGCTTTCTTTGTTCTTGGGGCAAAAAAAAGTCTTCAGACTATCCAGAAAGTAAATAATATTGGAGCTTTCATAATAGATGGAAACAGAAAAATTTATGAAAGTAACAATTTTTCAAAACTATCTTTTCCATAA
- a CDS encoding amidohydrolase family protein, translating into MNKITIVDGHLHLGCDPYNFVPKKDIQQLLLCMKTYGIKRAYSCHYKWLLCRFKEGYESSISAYQESGGKIPYFGVYTPTDIQASLEYLDKSLKSGGLIGIKIHPSFHKTYADDPKYLPVWNYAKEYQLPILSHTWSLTDNPEQKFSLPSLFTKYLENYQEVFFVMGHSGGRGNGRKDAVELAKRFENVYLDIAGDIFCYNLIPELVGSVGVEKIIFGTDWPWFDPASYLPRIILSSVTDEQKEKILGLNALKVYEPNLF; encoded by the coding sequence ATGAATAAAATAACCATTGTAGATGGGCATTTACATTTGGGGTGTGACCCTTATAATTTTGTCCCTAAAAAAGATATTCAACAATTACTTTTATGTATGAAAACTTATGGGATAAAACGGGCTTACTCTTGCCATTACAAATGGTTGTTGTGCCGTTTTAAAGAAGGGTACGAAAGTTCTATCAGTGCGTATCAAGAGTCTGGAGGTAAAATACCTTATTTTGGGGTGTATACTCCAACAGATATTCAGGCATCTTTAGAATATCTTGATAAAAGTTTAAAAAGCGGTGGGTTGATAGGAATAAAAATTCATCCAAGTTTTCATAAGACTTACGCCGATGACCCAAAATATTTACCTGTGTGGAACTATGCAAAAGAGTACCAGTTGCCAATACTTTCTCATACCTGGAGTTTGACCGATAACCCTGAACAGAAATTTTCTTTACCATCGTTATTTACCAAGTACCTTGAAAATTATCAAGAGGTCTTTTTTGTTATGGGGCATAGCGGTGGGCGAGGTAACGGAAGAAAGGATGCTGTTGAGTTAGCAAAAAGGTTTGAAAATGTGTACCTTGATATAGCTGGCGATATATTCTGTTATAATCTTATACCTGAATTGGTAGGTTCTGTTGGTGTTGAAAAGATTATTTTTGGAACAGATTGGCCCTGGTTTGACCCTGCTTCTTATCTGCCAAGAATAATTCTTTCTTCTGTCACAGATGAGCAGAAAGAAAAGATTTTGGGGTTAAATGCTCTAAAGGTTTATGAGCCAAATCTTTTTTAA
- the lysA gene encoding diaminopimelate decarboxylase → MEKKDIKIIFEDFFDYKKNILYAEDVSLKTIATEYGTPSFVYSKNYLLSQIRRFKNAFSGANSLICYSVKANSNLNILKMMEKEGYGADVVSEGELRGAILAGFTPDKIVFAGVGKSEEEISYGIKNNINCFNIENQEELALIEKYGKKFNQKVVCNLRLNLDIDVDTHEYVKTSKNETKFGIDLPLAEKIIKERKKYKYAQILGFHLHLGSQLKDVTPYTSALKKVKIFSEKVKFQPKIIDIGGGFGIPYSNKDIVTEIEEFGNVITPIINSMKIESLILEPGRFIVGNTAVLLTKVLYVKKRDKKNFVIVDAAMNDLIRPSIYGSYHSIFPILAKKNSMRADIVGPICESGDFLGKDIDIPSDIKAGDLIAVASAGAYSFTMSSNYNSRLKPCEILVDNKKASIIRKRETYKDLWKR, encoded by the coding sequence ATGGAAAAAAAAGATATTAAAATAATTTTTGAAGATTTTTTTGATTACAAAAAAAACATTTTATATGCTGAAGACGTTAGTTTAAAAACAATTGCAACTGAATACGGAACTCCTTCTTTTGTGTATAGCAAAAACTATCTTCTATCACAAATCAGAAGATTTAAAAATGCTTTTTCAGGAGCAAACTCTCTTATATGTTATTCTGTAAAAGCAAATTCAAACCTAAACATACTAAAAATGATGGAAAAAGAAGGCTACGGGGCAGATGTAGTATCAGAAGGAGAGTTAAGGGGCGCTATACTTGCAGGGTTTACTCCTGATAAAATAGTTTTTGCAGGAGTAGGGAAAAGTGAAGAAGAGATCTCTTATGGCATAAAAAACAATATAAACTGTTTTAATATAGAGAATCAAGAAGAACTCGCTTTAATAGAAAAATATGGAAAGAAGTTTAACCAGAAAGTTGTATGCAACCTTAGACTAAATTTGGATATAGATGTTGATACTCACGAATATGTAAAAACATCAAAAAACGAAACAAAGTTTGGTATAGACTTACCGTTAGCTGAAAAGATTATAAAAGAGAGAAAAAAGTATAAATATGCACAAATATTAGGATTTCATCTACACCTTGGTTCTCAACTTAAAGATGTTACGCCTTATACCTCTGCTTTAAAAAAGGTTAAGATATTTTCCGAGAAAGTAAAGTTCCAACCTAAAATAATTGATATTGGTGGAGGTTTTGGTATACCTTACTCTAACAAAGATATAGTAACAGAGATTGAGGAGTTTGGTAATGTAATAACACCAATTATCAACTCAATGAAGATAGAATCGCTTATCCTTGAACCGGGTAGGTTTATTGTTGGTAACACGGCAGTTCTTCTAACAAAAGTTTTATACGTAAAAAAGAGAGACAAGAAGAATTTTGTTATTGTAGACGCTGCTATGAATGACCTTATCAGACCATCTATTTATGGTAGTTACCACTCTATTTTCCCTATATTGGCTAAAAAGAACAGTATGAGAGCAGATATAGTAGGACCTATCTGCGAATCAGGAGATTTTCTTGGTAAAGATATAGATATTCCTTCTGATATAAAAGCAGGCGACCTTATAGCTGTTGCAAGTGCAGGAGCATACTCTTTTACTATGTCTTCAAATTACAATAGCAGGTTAAAACCTTGCGAAATCTTGGTAGATAACAAAAAAGCCAGTATCATTAGGAAGAGAGAAACTTATAAAGATTTATGGAAAAGATAG
- a CDS encoding aminotransferase class III-fold pyridoxal phosphate-dependent enzyme, giving the protein MEKLLAEIYSMDESTIKKYEKHLMLGGGTRGIPVIKKGKGVRVYDVDNKSYIDCTSQSWAMYLGHANQEMNEILCEHLKNMSHIHQGVHTPVRYYLANLLSEIAPPGLNRVSFTVGGGPAIEAAMKICMKNTETSRDFLCLYDSYHGSTLGSLGATWMSTRSAGNLIGGSRFLSLTKPFIRVPNPNCYRCFLGLRRPTCGLACAKILELTIQKGVSGNVAGFILEPIQASGGQVILPVEYLQEVRRICDKYNIPLIFDEIQTYCRIGEFFAADYFGVTPDIIVLGKGLGGGLPLAAIIISDKLKGFQQDGEELHTFANNSLSQMGAIKLIKMMQNGILENTRKMGNYLREGLELLQKDFPQIGDIRQAGLHIGIEFVKDNETLLPAVEEAAEIRKEMMNRGVILGMAGPCKQVLKIKPPLIINRTECDEVLNALTDTLKKVFCK; this is encoded by the coding sequence ATGGAAAAACTTCTTGCAGAAATATATAGTATGGATGAGTCAACTATAAAGAAATATGAAAAACACCTTATGCTTGGTGGTGGCACAAGGGGTATACCTGTTATTAAGAAAGGGAAAGGTGTCCGTGTTTACGATGTGGATAACAAATCTTATATAGATTGTACAAGCCAAAGTTGGGCTATGTATCTTGGTCACGCAAACCAAGAGATGAACGAAATTTTATGTGAACACCTAAAAAATATGTCTCATATACACCAAGGAGTGCATACACCTGTAAGGTATTATCTTGCAAATCTTCTCTCAGAGATAGCACCACCAGGGTTAAACAGGGTCTCTTTTACTGTTGGAGGTGGACCTGCGATTGAAGCGGCTATGAAAATTTGTATGAAAAACACAGAAACTTCAAGAGATTTTTTGTGTCTTTACGATTCTTACCATGGTTCTACATTGGGTTCACTTGGTGCTACTTGGATGTCAACAAGGTCAGCTGGCAATCTTATAGGAGGTAGCAGGTTTTTATCTTTAACTAAACCTTTTATAAGAGTTCCTAACCCAAACTGTTACAGATGTTTTCTTGGGCTAAGGAGACCTACGTGCGGGTTGGCTTGTGCTAAAATTCTTGAACTTACTATCCAAAAAGGTGTGTCTGGAAATGTTGCAGGGTTTATTCTTGAACCTATTCAAGCAAGCGGTGGGCAGGTGATACTTCCAGTTGAATACCTGCAAGAGGTTAGAAGGATTTGTGATAAGTATAATATCCCTTTAATTTTTGATGAAATACAGACATACTGCAGAATTGGAGAATTTTTTGCTGCCGACTATTTTGGGGTTACTCCAGATATTATTGTTTTGGGTAAAGGGTTAGGTGGAGGTTTACCTTTGGCTGCAATTATTATATCTGATAAATTAAAAGGTTTTCAGCAAGACGGAGAGGAACTACATACTTTTGCAAACAATAGTCTGTCTCAGATGGGCGCTATAAAACTTATAAAGATGATGCAGAACGGTATACTTGAAAATACAAGAAAAATGGGTAACTATCTTAGGGAAGGACTTGAGTTGTTACAGAAAGATTTTCCTCAGATTGGGGATATCAGGCAAGCAGGACTACATATAGGTATTGAGTTTGTGAAAGATAATGAAACTCTTTTACCTGCTGTAGAAGAGGCTGCTGAGATAAGAAAAGAGATGATGAACCGTGGAGTAATATTGGGTATGGCTGGTCCTTGCAAACAGGTTTTAAAGATAAAACCGCCTCTTATTATAAATAGAACTGAATGTGATGAGGTTCTCAACGCTTTAACAGATACCTTAAAAAAAGTTTTTTGTAAATAG